The Chitinophagales bacterium genome has a window encoding:
- a CDS encoding aminotransferase class V-fold PLP-dependent enzyme: MSTYLNTAATGILPAEFTEQANKFYAELSANASSRAEKWRDIEQPLIRQNIADFLGADVGNIALIPNFSWGINAMVHSLTGNEKVLAYAADYPSLLEPFRINGFNITWVKDMDGFTIPVDEIKERLLSEHINILAVSHVQWMSGYKIDLADLGSFCRQHGILFIVDATQSLGAIQINLAELDVDVLIASNYKWMNAGFGTGILYVNSRFFDRYTPAVGGNNSYRIKDGKPVYEPGILSFEPGHPNMYGFTVLNAAINDKRKRGVEHIEQHNRTLTQMLIDGLQDLDVTLIGEADTKNRASIVFLKEENGIWDKLQKHSIVCSQRGNIRISMHYYNTPDDINALLNALK, encoded by the coding sequence ATGTCAACATACCTCAACACCGCCGCTACAGGAATATTACCCGCAGAGTTTACAGAACAGGCCAATAAATTTTATGCTGAACTGTCAGCCAATGCCAGTTCCCGTGCTGAAAAATGGAGAGACATTGAGCAGCCCCTCATCAGGCAGAATATCGCTGATTTCCTGGGTGCGGATGTGGGCAATATAGCGTTGATACCTAATTTCAGTTGGGGGATCAATGCCATGGTGCACTCGCTGACGGGTAATGAGAAAGTGCTGGCCTATGCAGCCGATTACCCTTCACTATTGGAGCCTTTCCGAATCAACGGGTTTAATATTACATGGGTGAAGGACATGGATGGTTTCACTATACCTGTTGATGAAATAAAAGAACGTTTACTCAGCGAACATATCAATATACTGGCCGTAAGCCATGTACAATGGATGTCGGGCTACAAAATAGACCTGGCTGATCTGGGCAGCTTTTGCAGGCAGCATGGAATCCTGTTTATAGTAGACGCCACACAAAGTTTAGGAGCTATACAGATCAACCTGGCTGAGCTGGATGTGGATGTGCTCATCGCCAGCAACTACAAATGGATGAATGCGGGCTTTGGCACCGGCATATTATATGTCAATAGCAGGTTCTTTGATAGGTACACTCCGGCAGTAGGTGGCAACAACAGCTACCGCATAAAAGACGGCAAACCGGTTTACGAACCGGGTATATTAAGCTTCGAGCCTGGTCATCCGAATATGTATGGTTTTACGGTACTCAATGCTGCCATAAATGATAAACGTAAGCGGGGAGTTGAGCACATTGAGCAGCACAACCGCACCCTTACCCAAATGCTCATAGATGGCTTACAAGACCTTGATGTCACCCTTATCGGTGAGGCTGATACAAAGAACAGGGCCTCTATCGTATTTCTAAAAGAAGAGAACGGCATTTGGGATAAATTGCAGAAGCATAGTATTGTCTGCTCTCAGCGGGGCAATATCCGCATCAGCATGCATTATTATAATACCCCGGACGACATCAACGCATTGCTCAACGCTTTAAAGTAG
- a CDS encoding aminotransferase class I and II, whose product MTEQLNLRTVNVLRYMLPLREGGSLPALAEADDGFKYVLKFRGAGQRERALIAEYLGGEIARVLGLKVPELVYAMLDEAFGRTEPDEEIQDLLKASKGLNLALHFLSGAVNYDPVAMPVDELPASQVVWLDAYITNVDRTFRNTNMLMWRNELWLIDHGAAFLFHHSWDNWEKQAISAFPMIKDHVLLPKASKLAQVNEAYKQLLTEEVIDNIVSGLPDDWLLAMPESGTPAEQREVYAQFLLLRLRNSDNFVNEAQKWR is encoded by the coding sequence ATGACAGAACAACTGAACCTTCGTACGGTGAATGTGCTGCGGTATATGCTGCCGCTGCGCGAAGGAGGCTCTTTGCCCGCTCTTGCCGAGGCTGACGATGGTTTTAAATATGTGCTCAAGTTCAGGGGGGCGGGGCAGCGCGAACGTGCGTTGATAGCCGAATACCTGGGTGGCGAGATAGCCCGGGTGCTGGGATTGAAAGTGCCCGAACTGGTGTATGCTATGCTGGACGAAGCTTTTGGACGTACCGAACCCGACGAGGAGATACAAGACCTGCTCAAAGCCAGCAAAGGGCTCAACCTGGCACTGCACTTCCTGTCCGGCGCTGTCAATTACGATCCCGTGGCTATGCCCGTGGATGAACTCCCGGCCTCACAGGTGGTATGGCTGGATGCCTATATTACCAATGTCGACAGGACATTCCGCAATACCAATATGCTCATGTGGCGCAACGAGCTATGGCTCATAGACCACGGCGCGGCATTCCTTTTCCATCATTCCTGGGACAACTGGGAGAAACAGGCCATCTCTGCATTCCCAATGATAAAAGACCATGTATTGTTGCCCAAGGCATCAAAGCTGGCACAGGTGAATGAGGCATACAAACAGCTGCTGACGGAAGAAGTGATAGACAATATCGTATCTGGCCTGCCCGACGATTGGCTGCTGGCCATGCCCGAGTCGGGCACGCCCGCTGAGCAACGCGAAGTATATGCACAATTCCTGCTGTTAAGGCTCCGCAATTCTGATAACTTTGTAAACGAAGCGCAAAAATGGCGGTAA
- a CDS encoding DUF3037 domain-containing protein, whose translation MAVKHLYEYAVIRVVPRVEREEFINVGVILCASKSGYLHCKVHLDEERLKVLDPKADTAQICANLDALLKVCGGDKDGGNIASLDIASRFRWLTAVRSSVIQTSRPHPGLTDNLDETLERLFNEYVD comes from the coding sequence ATGGCGGTAAAGCACTTATATGAGTATGCGGTCATCCGCGTGGTGCCCAGGGTCGAACGTGAGGAGTTCATCAACGTCGGCGTGATACTCTGTGCCTCAAAGAGTGGCTACCTGCATTGCAAAGTACACCTTGACGAAGAGCGCCTGAAGGTACTGGACCCCAAGGCTGATACCGCACAGATATGTGCTAACCTCGATGCACTGCTCAAAGTATGTGGCGGCGATAAGGATGGTGGTAACATTGCTTCGCTCGACATTGCATCCCGTTTCCGCTGGCTTACCGCCGTGCGCAGCTCCGTGATACAAACCTCGCGGCCACACCCCGGCCTTACTGATAACCTGGATGAGACTCTGGAAAGACTTTTCAACGAATATGTAGACTAA
- a CDS encoding acyltransferase, producing the protein MIKPLTSWRFVFAILVFLSHMWFLEFEADPWVVDIHNYFFMEGFIGVSFFFILSGFILSYSYQEKILNGTTSFSSFWKARFARIYPLHLLTLLMAMPLMLHESFINFVNKLILNALLLQSFIPSDGFYLTFNAVSWSLSDEMFFYLCFPFLVFLLVSTRNRWLALLPYFIIVPIGIYLTRDVFHHALFYVNPILRTGDFVIGMMLYKLYANRKDIEYLNNRRFASVAEVFTVLLLGAFIYFHDQVAIGYRYSIYYMLPMSLLVYVFAYSKGVISDILSNKTLVFLGDTSFSFYLLHILVLRYYIILQEKYAFIPHGYAAAAIILAVTIAGSIIAYKYYEIPMNSYVKKRLSDSRKTPKARVTAYERYKGIPAGRAGEANMPV; encoded by the coding sequence ATGATCAAACCCCTTACCTCCTGGCGGTTCGTCTTTGCCATCCTGGTATTCCTGAGCCATATGTGGTTTTTGGAATTTGAGGCAGACCCATGGGTAGTAGATATACACAACTACTTTTTTATGGAGGGGTTCATCGGGGTGAGTTTCTTTTTTATTCTCAGCGGTTTTATTCTCAGCTACAGCTACCAGGAAAAGATACTGAACGGCACCACGAGCTTCTCAAGTTTCTGGAAAGCCAGATTTGCACGTATCTATCCCCTGCACCTGCTTACCCTGCTTATGGCCATGCCCCTGATGTTGCACGAATCGTTCATCAATTTTGTGAACAAGCTGATACTGAACGCACTGCTGTTGCAAAGCTTTATACCATCAGACGGTTTTTACCTGACCTTCAATGCCGTGTCGTGGAGTTTGTCGGACGAGATGTTCTTTTACCTCTGCTTCCCGTTCCTGGTGTTTTTATTGGTGAGCACACGCAACCGTTGGCTGGCACTGCTACCTTACTTTATCATTGTGCCCATAGGCATATACCTGACAAGGGATGTCTTTCACCACGCGTTGTTCTATGTAAACCCCATTCTGCGCACCGGTGATTTTGTAATAGGCATGATGCTGTATAAGCTCTACGCCAACAGGAAAGATATTGAGTACCTGAACAACCGAAGGTTTGCCAGCGTAGCAGAGGTGTTTACCGTATTGCTGCTGGGCGCATTCATCTACTTTCACGACCAGGTGGCCATTGGTTACCGCTACAGCATATATTATATGCTGCCTATGAGCCTGCTGGTATATGTATTTGCTTACTCAAAAGGTGTTATCTCTGATATACTGTCAAATAAAACGCTTGTATTTTTAGGTGATACCAGCTTCAGCTTTTACCTGCTGCACATACTGGTGTTGCGCTACTACATTATACTACAGGAAAAATATGCCTTCATTCCGCATGGCTATGCCGCAGCGGCAATAATACTGGCAGTAACTATTGCAGGCAGTATAATAGCCTATAAGTATTACGAAATACCGATGAACAGCTATGTGAAGAAAAGGCTCAGCGACAGTAGGAAAACACCGAAGGCAAGAGTTACCGCCTACGAGCGGTATAAAGGCATACCCGCAGGCCGTGCAGGCGAGGCCAACATGCCTGTTTAG
- the dnaX gene encoding DNA polymerase III subunit gamma/tau — protein sequence MSDNYIVSARKYRPQTFDTVVGQAHITTTLKNAIRNNHLAHAYLFCGPRGVGKTTCARILAKTINCETPTADMEACGKCSTCQSFSNHTSFNIFELDAASNNSVDDIRELVNQVRFAPQAGKYKIYIIDEVHMLSASAFNAFLKTLEEPPSYAIFILATTEKHKILPTILSRCQIFDFKRITSDDISTHLHSIATKEGVVAQEAALHVVAQKSEGCMRDALSMFDRIVSFTNGMLTYNNTMEHLNLLDADFYFGLVDHMLAQDVSSTLLQLDSALERGFEGDVILEGLAEHFRNLMLCKDPRMAKLLDVPNEHKAIYHEKANQAPPSFIISALNVVSEAEMNYRNANNKRLHVEMCLIRLCYLLQAMQPGEVKKNTGSVDTLVPTATTPAPPPTPVNEYKAPPAPVQQVQEPTPQPVKKEEPQPAPQQTYTPPAPKANSNGASRRISSNLLDEIDHAVNTALTQKDEKKELTEDVVMQLYEQFKKNMQAANKMMLYAQLTNIKPEFRKPDEVCLISPSVLTDTYAKEHRNEILEYYREQTGIMVRVTTEIQEDEDIIAEQQTKVLSKQDMFDEMVAKNPDLGRLKDSLGLHLDY from the coding sequence ATGTCAGACAATTACATAGTTTCAGCACGTAAATACCGCCCGCAAACCTTTGATACGGTAGTGGGGCAGGCGCATATTACCACCACGCTCAAGAATGCTATCAGGAATAATCACCTGGCGCATGCTTACCTGTTTTGTGGTCCGCGCGGTGTGGGTAAGACCACCTGCGCGCGTATACTGGCCAAGACTATCAATTGCGAAACGCCTACCGCTGATATGGAGGCCTGCGGCAAGTGCAGTACCTGCCAGAGCTTCAGCAACCATACCTCGTTCAACATATTTGAGCTGGATGCCGCCAGTAACAACTCGGTAGATGACATCCGGGAACTGGTGAACCAGGTGAGGTTCGCACCACAGGCCGGTAAATACAAGATATATATCATAGACGAGGTACACATGCTGAGTGCCTCGGCTTTTAATGCCTTCCTGAAAACACTGGAAGAGCCACCTTCGTACGCCATATTCATCCTGGCCACAACGGAGAAGCATAAGATATTACCAACTATCCTGAGCCGCTGCCAGATATTCGATTTCAAGCGTATCACTTCAGACGATATTTCTACCCACTTGCACAGCATCGCCACTAAAGAGGGCGTTGTGGCGCAGGAAGCCGCACTGCACGTAGTAGCACAGAAGAGCGAGGGTTGTATGAGGGATGCACTGAGTATGTTCGACCGTATAGTAAGCTTTACCAATGGTATGCTTACCTACAACAATACCATGGAGCACCTGAACCTGCTGGACGCCGATTTTTACTTCGGTCTGGTAGACCATATGCTGGCACAGGATGTAAGCAGTACGCTGCTGCAACTGGACAGCGCACTGGAAAGAGGTTTTGAAGGAGATGTGATACTGGAAGGGTTGGCCGAACATTTCCGCAACCTGATGCTGTGCAAAGACCCGCGCATGGCCAAGTTGCTGGATGTGCCCAACGAGCATAAAGCTATTTATCACGAAAAGGCCAACCAGGCACCACCGTCGTTCATCATATCGGCACTGAACGTAGTGAGCGAGGCGGAGATGAACTACCGCAATGCCAATAACAAACGGCTGCATGTGGAGATGTGCCTCATCAGGCTCTGCTACTTACTCCAGGCTATGCAGCCTGGTGAAGTAAAAAAAAACACCGGTAGTGTAGATACGCTGGTTCCAACTGCTACAACTCCCGCACCACCGCCCACGCCTGTAAATGAATACAAGGCACCGCCCGCCCCCGTACAGCAGGTACAGGAGCCCACTCCGCAACCTGTAAAGAAAGAAGAACCGCAGCCAGCGCCACAACAAACATATACACCACCCGCCCCCAAAGCAAATAGTAATGGTGCCAGCCGACGTATCAGCAGCAACCTGCTGGACGAAATAGACCATGCAGTAAATACGGCATTGACCCAGAAAGATGAGAAAAAGGAACTGACGGAAGATGTGGTGATGCAGTTGTATGAGCAATTCAAGAAAAACATGCAGGCTGCCAATAAAATGATGTTGTATGCCCAGCTGACAAATATCAAACCCGAATTCCGCAAGCCGGACGAGGTGTGCCTAATAAGTCCCTCCGTGCTTACCGATACCTATGCCAAAGAGCACCGGAACGAGATACTGGAGTATTACCGCGAGCAGACGGGCATTATGGTACGTGTGACCACAGAGATACAAGAGGATGAAGACATTATAGCCGAACAGCAAACCAAGGTGCTCAGCAAGCAGGATATGTTTGACGAAATGGTAGCGAAAAACCCTGACCTGGGAAGGCTGAAAGACTCGCTGGGCCTGCACCTGGACTATTGA
- a CDS encoding pyruvate dehydrogenase complex dihydrolipoamide acetyltransferase: MAEAIRMPLLSDTMKEGVIAEWHKKVGDKVKSDDVIADVETDKATMEVMPYVDGTLLYIGVEKGQAAKVNDVIAVIGKEGEDYKALLEDKGGDDAPATESKPAAEEAAPKKKSGKPKSGDATVIRMPLLSDTMKEGKIVAWNKKVGDKVKSDDVLADVETDKATMEVIGYAEGTLLYIGVKEGEAAKVNDIIAIVGKEGTDIEPYLDDEGEDEATTQETATPQAVPSAATTAHSVAASATESSQNGRVKASPLAKKLAEDKGIDLHNVQGSGDGGRIIKRDIDNYQPSQAPAQQAAGTAFVPQTAAVGEESFTDVPVSQMRAAIARRLGESKFTAPHFYLTMTITMDKAMESRTAINEVSPVKVSFNDLVIKACAMALRQHPFVNSSWMGDKIRQNHHIHIGSAVAIDDGLIVPVIKFADQKSLSQIAQEAKALAEKARNKKLQPPEFSGNTFTISNLGMMDIDEFTAIINPPDSCILAVGKITPTPVVEKGQVVIRQLMKITLSCDHRVVDGAVGSRFLQTLKAHLENPVTMLV; encoded by the coding sequence ATGGCCGAAGCGATACGTATGCCACTTCTGAGTGATACGATGAAGGAAGGTGTGATAGCCGAATGGCATAAAAAGGTTGGAGATAAGGTAAAAAGTGACGATGTGATAGCCGATGTAGAGACTGACAAGGCTACCATGGAGGTGATGCCATATGTGGACGGAACCCTTCTGTATATTGGTGTTGAGAAGGGCCAGGCTGCAAAAGTGAATGATGTCATCGCAGTAATAGGGAAAGAAGGGGAAGATTATAAGGCCCTGTTGGAAGATAAGGGAGGAGATGATGCTCCTGCAACAGAGAGTAAACCTGCTGCTGAAGAAGCTGCTCCCAAGAAAAAATCCGGTAAGCCAAAGTCGGGAGATGCAACCGTTATCCGTATGCCTTTGCTGAGTGATACGATGAAAGAAGGTAAGATCGTGGCATGGAACAAGAAGGTAGGCGACAAGGTGAAAAGCGATGATGTATTGGCTGATGTAGAGACAGACAAGGCTACTATGGAAGTGATAGGTTATGCTGAAGGTACCCTGCTGTACATTGGCGTGAAAGAAGGTGAGGCCGCTAAAGTAAACGACATTATTGCAATAGTAGGTAAAGAAGGCACAGACATAGAACCTTATCTGGATGACGAGGGTGAAGACGAAGCTACAACGCAGGAAACAGCAACGCCACAGGCTGTTCCTTCCGCTGCAACTACCGCACATTCAGTTGCTGCATCTGCAACAGAGAGTAGCCAGAATGGCCGTGTGAAAGCATCGCCACTGGCTAAGAAGCTGGCAGAAGACAAAGGTATAGACCTGCATAATGTACAAGGCTCCGGTGACGGAGGCCGTATCATTAAGCGTGATATAGATAATTACCAACCATCACAGGCCCCTGCACAACAAGCGGCAGGTACAGCGTTTGTACCACAAACAGCTGCTGTCGGAGAAGAAAGCTTTACAGATGTGCCGGTATCGCAGATGCGTGCAGCTATTGCCCGCAGGCTGGGCGAAAGCAAGTTTACCGCTCCGCACTTCTACCTGACCATGACCATTACGATGGACAAGGCAATGGAGTCGCGCACGGCTATCAATGAGGTGTCTCCGGTAAAAGTATCGTTCAACGATCTGGTGATAAAAGCATGTGCTATGGCGCTGCGCCAGCACCCGTTTGTAAACAGTAGCTGGATGGGAGATAAGATCCGCCAGAACCATCATATACACATTGGTAGCGCGGTGGCTATTGATGATGGCCTGATAGTGCCCGTTATTAAATTCGCAGATCAGAAATCACTGTCACAGATAGCACAGGAGGCAAAAGCACTGGCTGAAAAAGCACGTAATAAAAAACTGCAGCCGCCAGAGTTCAGCGGTAATACCTTTACCATCTCTAACCTGGGTATGATGGATATAGACGAGTTTACCGCCATCATCAATCCGCCGGATAGCTGCATACTGGCAGTAGGTAAAATAACACCAACCCCTGTGGTAGAAAAGGGACAGGTGGTTATCCGTCAGCTCATGAAGATAACGCTCAGCTGCGACCATAGGGTAGTGGATGGTGCGGTAGGGTCACGTTTCCTGCAAACGCTGAAAGCCCATCTGGAGAACCCGGTAACAATGTTAGTATAA
- a CDS encoding T9SS type A sorting domain-containing protein produces the protein MKRTLLLTFTAGFLFVTLSSNDNGASGTPNGIQTAKTGCGGAGCHGGAAATGTISVNLVEKSTSMPVTNGEYKPGSTYIVTLASTATGATKYGFIAMFSTPSNTQAGTLANATSAKTKITAKSSFLVAEHSSPMSPVAGFFGAVFEWTAPAKGTGDVTVNVAVNNCNGNGSADAGDTYNLGTATFKEGAPASVYDINGGITVSAYPNPAANTLNVAISNTSANSYQYAIYNINGAVSAKGQLYNNINSIDITALPAGINFLKITDGTSQKVISFNKL, from the coding sequence ATGAAACGTACTTTACTTTTAACCTTTACAGCAGGTTTCCTGTTCGTAACGCTATCCAGCAATGATAACGGTGCGTCCGGTACCCCTAACGGAATTCAAACTGCTAAAACCGGGTGTGGCGGTGCAGGTTGCCACGGAGGTGCTGCAGCAACAGGCACTATTTCAGTCAACCTGGTAGAGAAATCAACCAGTATGCCGGTTACTAATGGTGAATACAAACCAGGTTCAACGTACATTGTAACACTTGCCTCTACTGCAACAGGCGCTACAAAATATGGCTTTATCGCTATGTTCAGCACCCCATCCAATACACAGGCAGGCACCTTAGCCAATGCAACATCGGCAAAAACAAAGATCACTGCCAAGTCTTCATTCCTTGTAGCGGAACATAGCTCTCCCATGAGCCCTGTTGCCGGCTTCTTCGGCGCTGTCTTCGAATGGACTGCTCCTGCCAAAGGTACCGGTGATGTAACGGTTAACGTTGCAGTAAATAACTGTAATGGTAATGGATCGGCAGACGCTGGTGATACATACAACCTGGGTACAGCTACTTTTAAAGAAGGCGCCCCAGCGTCTGTATATGATATCAATGGAGGCATTACAGTTAGCGCGTATCCTAACCCTGCCGCAAATACGCTTAATGTAGCTATCAGCAATACTTCTGCTAACAGTTACCAGTATGCTATTTACAATATCAATGGTGCAGTATCTGCGAAAGGCCAGCTGTACAATAATATAAATAGTATAGATATAACAGCATTACCGGCTGGAATAAACTTCCTTAAGATAACTGACGGCACATCACAAAAAGTAATCAGTTTCAATAAGCTTTAA
- a CDS encoding pyridoxal-phosphate dependent enzyme, with amino-acid sequence MTPDKKVYDNILQTIGNTPLIRLNRVTSTLPCPVYAKVDYFNPGNSIKDRMAVKMLDVAEEQGLIKPGGTIIEGTSGNTGMGLALAAIQRGYKCIFTTTDKQSKEKADILKAFGAEVIVCPTDVEPEDPRSYYSVSARLAKEVPNSWYVNQYDNLANRLAHYEQTGPEIWHQTEGKVTHLVVATGTGGTMTGTGMYLKEQNPDIKVWAIDSYGSLLTKWHRTGELDMNEVHSYITEGIGEDFLPKNYIRDVADHFEQVTDKDGAVMARKITKEEGIFVGYSAGSAIAGLHQLKDRLKPTDLVVVIFHDHGSRYVGKIYNDEWMLDRGFLDVETVGDLLGGLGRRRLVTIDEDAKVSQAFDLMKKYDIEQIPVMKETQITGTITQMGLFKKMIDNHDVKDFNVADVMEAPMPVVEMSLPLDRLSSAIGKDNGAVLAKDDSGQYHILTKYDIINALSK; translated from the coding sequence ATGACTCCTGACAAAAAGGTTTACGACAACATTCTGCAAACGATAGGTAATACGCCACTCATCAGGCTGAACAGGGTAACATCGACCCTGCCCTGCCCTGTGTATGCAAAGGTGGATTATTTTAACCCAGGCAACAGTATTAAAGACCGTATGGCGGTAAAAATGCTGGATGTTGCCGAAGAACAAGGCCTGATAAAGCCCGGAGGTACTATCATAGAAGGCACATCAGGTAATACAGGTATGGGGCTTGCACTAGCGGCTATACAGCGTGGCTATAAATGTATTTTTACGACCACTGATAAGCAGAGTAAGGAAAAAGCAGATATACTGAAGGCATTTGGAGCAGAAGTGATAGTGTGTCCTACGGATGTAGAGCCGGAAGATCCGAGATCTTACTATTCTGTATCGGCAAGACTGGCCAAAGAAGTACCCAACAGCTGGTATGTGAACCAATATGATAACCTGGCCAACAGGTTGGCGCATTATGAGCAGACAGGCCCCGAGATATGGCACCAGACGGAAGGTAAGGTGACTCACCTGGTTGTAGCTACAGGCACCGGAGGTACTATGACAGGTACCGGTATGTACCTGAAAGAGCAAAACCCTGATATTAAGGTATGGGCAATAGACAGCTATGGCTCTTTACTGACCAAGTGGCACCGTACCGGTGAGCTGGATATGAATGAAGTACATAGCTACATTACGGAGGGGATAGGTGAAGATTTCCTTCCCAAGAATTACATACGCGATGTGGCTGATCATTTTGAACAGGTAACTGACAAGGATGGTGCTGTAATGGCACGTAAGATCACGAAAGAGGAAGGTATATTTGTAGGTTATTCTGCAGGTAGTGCTATAGCCGGTCTGCATCAATTGAAAGACAGGCTGAAACCGACAGACCTTGTAGTTGTTATTTTTCACGACCATGGTAGCCGTTATGTAGGTAAGATATACAACGATGAGTGGATGCTGGACCGGGGATTCCTGGATGTGGAAACTGTCGGAGATCTGCTGGGAGGGCTTGGCCGCCGCAGGTTGGTGACAATAGATGAAGATGCTAAAGTAAGCCAGGCATTCGACCTGATGAAGAAGTATGATATTGAGCAGATACCTGTGATGAAAGAAACGCAAATAACAGGTACTATTACACAGATGGGATTGTTCAAAAAAATGATCGACAACCACGACGTGAAAGATTTTAATGTGGCAGATGTGATGGAAGCTCCGATGCCTGTAGTTGAAATGTCGTTACCATTAGACAGGCTAAGCAGTGCAATAGGTAAAGATAATGGTGCTGTATTGGCAAAAGACGATAGCGGCCAATACCATATACTTACGAAGTATGATATTATTAATGCATTGAGTAAATAA
- a CDS encoding T9SS type A sorting domain-containing protein: MRTLFSLLFISFYACTTTNAQYVFTGLDINPGSSASSPIAMTAIDTLLYFRAQHSAYGDEPWISDGTVNGTRLLKDIAPGTASSAAKSFTGYNGKVYFSAISTNGDELWVTDGNTNGTVLLKDINPGSGSSRPAYFFVSGRKLFFYADDGVHGNELWMSDGTANGTVMLKDIWTGPDGQDPNIDPSFIEINNKVYFIATNGSQVQGYELWTTDGTTNGTQLVADIRPGLATSGLRMLTKYNNKLYFFANAGSPDYGSLWVSDGTSNGTHMAVDPVTGTQIYDGPSSAGLVNNKIPVCNNLMFFGVNRISNQNINNLELWVSDGTPNGTKQLKDIYPGLYGCELDYLHVVDSLVFFFANDSLHGKELWVTDGSTSGTRMVHDIRKQVGFGCSPMFVSPYANKLFFGAYDTSSTTSYADLWVSDGTSNGTKKIKPYGIKGMSGDSRFDPVVCHNNMFFTAWFDSTGIELWVLRDTNYHADTSPPASIHNITDKYECSIAPNPAHDKLKVSWNISYEDAQISIIDLTGKTLLNKPVLAGQNSIEIVLPNISSGIYIVNIQHKYGVVTKRLAKD; the protein is encoded by the coding sequence ATGCGAACACTTTTTTCACTTCTTTTCATCTCATTTTACGCCTGTACTACAACCAATGCACAATATGTATTTACAGGCCTGGACATTAATCCAGGCTCTTCCGCGTCGTCACCAATTGCCATGACCGCCATAGATACACTACTGTATTTCAGGGCTCAGCACTCTGCTTATGGAGATGAACCCTGGATATCAGATGGAACCGTAAATGGCACCCGCTTGCTCAAAGATATTGCTCCGGGTACGGCTTCTTCGGCAGCTAAGAGTTTTACCGGGTATAACGGCAAAGTATACTTTTCTGCAATTAGCACAAACGGCGATGAGCTGTGGGTGACTGATGGCAATACAAATGGCACAGTACTGTTGAAGGATATCAACCCGGGTAGCGGAAGTTCAAGACCCGCATACTTCTTCGTTAGTGGCCGTAAATTGTTTTTTTACGCCGATGACGGGGTTCATGGCAATGAATTATGGATGTCGGACGGCACAGCAAACGGAACAGTCATGTTGAAAGATATATGGACTGGTCCAGACGGACAAGATCCTAATATCGATCCATCCTTCATAGAGATTAATAACAAAGTATATTTTATTGCGACCAATGGTTCACAGGTTCAAGGTTATGAACTATGGACAACCGACGGTACTACTAACGGAACGCAGCTGGTTGCAGACATTCGTCCGGGCCTTGCAACCAGCGGACTGAGAATGCTTACGAAATACAACAATAAGTTGTACTTTTTTGCTAACGCGGGATCGCCTGACTATGGCAGCTTATGGGTAAGTGACGGCACCTCCAATGGTACGCACATGGCAGTTGATCCGGTAACCGGCACACAAATTTATGACGGGCCAAGTTCTGCCGGACTTGTAAATAACAAAATACCAGTGTGCAACAACCTGATGTTCTTTGGTGTCAATCGTATCTCCAACCAAAACATCAACAATCTTGAACTCTGGGTCAGCGACGGAACACCAAATGGAACAAAACAACTCAAAGATATCTATCCCGGCCTGTATGGTTGTGAACTGGACTACTTGCATGTGGTTGATAGCCTCGTATTCTTCTTTGCCAATGACTCTTTGCATGGTAAAGAGCTTTGGGTTACTGACGGCAGTACCTCAGGCACTCGCATGGTACACGACATCCGTAAACAGGTCGGTTTTGGTTGTAGTCCGATGTTTGTTTCTCCTTATGCAAACAAGTTGTTTTTCGGTGCGTACGATACCTCGTCTACCACCTCTTATGCCGACCTATGGGTGAGCGACGGAACAAGTAACGGAACAAAAAAGATAAAGCCATATGGCATAAAAGGAATGTCCGGCGACAGTCGTTTCGACCCGGTTGTATGTCATAACAATATGTTTTTCACGGCATGGTTCGATTCTACCGGGATAGAATTGTGGGTACTCCGGGATACCAATTACCACGCTGACACCTCGCCCCCCGCTTCAATACATAACATTACTGACAAATACGAATGCTCAATTGCTCCCAACCCTGCCCATGACAAATTAAAGGTTTCATGGAACATAAGCTATGAAGACGCACAGATTTCAATCATTGACCTTACCGGGAAAACACTGTTGAACAAGCCTGTACTTGCAGGACAAAACAGTATTGAAATTGTCTTACCAAATATTTCCTCGGGCATATATATAGTCAACATCCAACACAAATATGGAGTTGTAACGAAACGTCTGGCAAAAGACTAA